The Ferrovibrio sp. MS7 sequence TCGCGCACGGTATGCGCCTCGCCGGTGGCCAGCACAAAATCATCCGGCTTGTCATGCTGCAGGATGCGCCACATGCCCTCGACATAATCACGGGCATCGCCCCAATCACGCAGTGAGTTCAAATTGCCGAGATACAGCCGGTCCTGCTTCCCGGTCACGATGGCGGCCACCGCGCGGGTGATCTTGCGGGTGACGAATGTCTCGCCGCGGGTCGGCCCTTCATGATTGAACAGGATACCGTTCGACGCGAACATGCCATAGGCTTCACGGTAGTTTCGCGTGATCCAGTAGGCGTAAAGCTTGGCGGCGGCATAGGGGCTGCGCGGCTCGAAAGGCGTATATTCGGATTGCGGCGGCTTGGCATTGCCATACAATTCCGAGGTCGATGCCTGATAGAAGCGCACCTTGTCGTTCAAGCGCAGGATACGGATCGCTTCCAGAAGGCGCAGCGTGCCCAGCGCGTCCGAATTAGCGGTGTATTCCGGCGTCTCGAAACTGACCTGCACATGGCTTTGCGCCGCCAGGTTATAAATCTCGTCCGGCTGCACTTCCTGAACCACACGGATCAGGTTGGTGGCATCGGTAAGATCGCCATAGTGCAGGAACAGATTGACGCCGGACGTATGCGGATCCTGGTAAAGATGCTCGATACGGCCAGTATTGAAGGATGCGGAGCGGCGCTTCAGGCCGTGAACCACATATCCTTTCTGCAATAGCAGTTCCGCCAGCAAGGCACCGTCTTGACCCGTTACGCCCGTGATAAAGGCGACTTTCTTCTTATCCATACAGCAAGCTTTTTCTATGCAGGTTAAAGAACAAGACGTTATATTTCATTTTTTTGGGTTGAGCCAAGCCGTAGCATGAAGTCGAGCAATTGCCTCCGTATTAAACCTTAAGGTTGCGGCGCACGCTGCAAACATGTAAATGCCAACCGAATACTTTCGCTTAGCTCTGAGTTCTATATATGCAATCTGTCCACTATTATGCCCATTTTATGGAGAGAATCTATAACTTTTGAGACATAAAAAAGTCTTATGGAATAGCATTAGGGTTGCTCAGATGCTATACGACCAGTCGATACAATTCTTCCATGGCCTTGAACGAAGGCGACCACTTGCTGGGCTGGAGCGTTTAGTTTACGAAA is a genomic window containing:
- the gmd gene encoding GDP-mannose 4,6-dehydratase, which encodes MDKKKVAFITGVTGQDGALLAELLLQKGYVVHGLKRRSASFNTGRIEHLYQDPHTSGVNLFLHYGDLTDATNLIRVVQEVQPDEIYNLAAQSHVQVSFETPEYTANSDALGTLRLLEAIRILRLNDKVRFYQASTSELYGNAKPPQSEYTPFEPRSPYAAAKLYAYWITRNYREAYGMFASNGILFNHEGPTRGETFVTRKITRAVAAIVTGKQDRLYLGNLNSLRDWGDARDYVEGMWRILQHDKPDDFVLATGEAHTVREFVELAFAEADVRIEWRGSELEEVGVNAKTGDILVQIDPRYFRPTEVDYLLGNPERANTILGWKPRISFRQMIADMVAADMKLAHNPVAE